From Chryseobacterium joostei, the proteins below share one genomic window:
- a CDS encoding MepB family protein — translation MSLKTIEEKVFQPLGLEYSNAEEEQECGEYSGFNFTLNDLKIKFRISKITPTKTGQFVTIWKRNEKGETTPFEASDPIDFYLIASFKDNFSGIFIFPKNILLEKGILSDGKKPGKRGIRVYPSWDEVKSKQAQKTQEWQTRYFLELSQENDKMQQQAKLLLKI, via the coding sequence ATGTCCTTAAAAACTATTGAAGAAAAAGTATTCCAACCGCTTGGGCTGGAATATTCTAATGCTGAAGAAGAGCAGGAATGTGGAGAGTATTCGGGGTTTAATTTCACATTAAACGATCTTAAAATAAAATTTCGTATCTCAAAAATAACACCTACCAAAACAGGACAGTTTGTAACCATCTGGAAACGGAATGAAAAAGGAGAGACTACTCCTTTTGAAGCCAGTGACCCTATTGATTTTTATCTCATAGCGTCTTTTAAGGATAATTTTTCCGGAATATTTATTTTCCCGAAAAACATATTGTTGGAAAAAGGTATTTTATCTGATGGAAAAAAGCCGGGAAAACGAGGCATAAGAGTTTACCCTAGCTGGGATGAAGTAAAAAGTAAACAGGCTCAAAAAACACAGGAATGGCAGACCAGATATTTTCTGGAGCTTTCACAGGAAAATGATAAGATGCAACAGCAGGCTAAACTTCTGTTGAAAATTTAA
- a CDS encoding PH domain-containing protein — MSNNCSLCKAELTSMDTLLGENKLADGGVLCNKCLDKISYINQELLYNLNKFSIDDINSMIENKKEEQNQPVVVEENLPMAADSEPQSISREVFKRRKQKIKNELENLNVNLSVFTKGEIKELPNLISEDEKIIAVTDAQFVKTLDAGILVATQKRMLSVSKSMFGAAKIIDYPNDAIKSVSFVTDPRSPIIKLHLDERVIEFECYLDREDAEKFYDTIKGIYNQPQESQTQPVEKPKKQTQPVKTLSTEEVFEQLEKLGRLRENGVLTDVEFAEQKKKLLEQLQ, encoded by the coding sequence ATGAGTAATAACTGTTCATTGTGTAAAGCAGAATTAACGTCTATGGATACTCTTCTGGGAGAGAATAAACTTGCAGACGGTGGCGTTTTATGCAATAAATGCTTAGATAAAATAAGCTATATCAATCAAGAGCTGCTGTACAACCTTAATAAGTTTAGCATTGATGATATTAACAGCATGATAGAAAACAAGAAAGAAGAGCAGAATCAACCTGTAGTGGTAGAAGAAAATCTTCCCATGGCTGCAGATTCTGAACCTCAAAGCATTTCCCGAGAAGTTTTTAAACGTAGAAAGCAAAAAATAAAAAACGAACTTGAAAATCTAAACGTCAATCTTTCCGTTTTTACTAAAGGTGAAATTAAGGAGCTTCCTAACCTTATTTCTGAAGATGAAAAGATTATTGCTGTCACAGATGCACAGTTTGTAAAGACATTAGATGCCGGAATCTTGGTGGCAACACAGAAAAGAATGCTTTCAGTATCAAAATCAATGTTTGGAGCTGCAAAGATCATTGACTATCCCAATGATGCCATTAAATCTGTAAGTTTTGTTACAGATCCAAGATCACCAATCATTAAACTACATTTGGATGAAAGAGTAATAGAGTTTGAGTGCTACCTTGATAGAGAAGATGCTGAAAAGTTCTATGATACCATAAAGGGAATTTATAATCAGCCTCAGGAATCTCAAACCCAGCCTGTGGAAAAGCCTAAAAAACAAACCCAGCCTGTAAAAACACTATCAACCGAAGAAGTTTTTGAACAGTTGGAAAAATTAGGAAGACTTCGAGAAAATGGAGTTTTGACAGACGTTGAATTTGCAGAACAAAAAAAGAAGCTTTTAGAACAACTTCAATAA
- a CDS encoding YtxH domain-containing protein: MGNKTKGLLALLGLGALAYWKYKNSTPEDQQAVKDKLNTAKDNLNKWGNDIKNKANDVASQVQTKVDEAKTKAEDSLN; this comes from the coding sequence ATGGGAAACAAAACAAAAGGCTTATTAGCTTTACTAGGATTAGGTGCTTTAGCTTATTGGAAATATAAGAATTCAACTCCTGAAGATCAGCAGGCTGTAAAGGATAAACTTAATACAGCAAAAGATAATCTTAACAAATGGGGAAATGACATTAAAAATAAAGCCAATGACGTTGCTTCTCAAGTTCAGACTAAAGTAGATGAAGCTAAAACAAAGGCTGAAGATTCTTTAAACTAA
- a CDS encoding PH domain-containing protein yields the protein MNTNCALCGIPLTAMDTVLGENKLSDGGILCNKCLNKATNINKDLVYDLGNYSLVQVRDIVLGESIEEKEEEIELKPMVETSVSRTVVTFSHSFQINVGKKEPEEPTRLDEIRDQIVALNAQISIFANVEVNELANVLEKEERLIAIAEGKYLNNNLDGILVSTERRVIFIDRNLLGNGRENEFPHHKIVSVQHSYGLVSSELKLYTNEGIKAEFKFNNRNAAKIFYESTQNYIHSLQNPLRQQGATREEDAGAVFEKLEKLGELKEKGILTNEEFEMQKKKLLDKL from the coding sequence ATGAACACAAATTGTGCTCTATGTGGGATTCCGTTAACAGCCATGGATACAGTTCTGGGGGAAAACAAACTTTCAGACGGAGGCATTCTATGTAATAAATGTCTGAATAAAGCAACAAATATTAATAAAGACCTTGTATATGACCTAGGTAATTATAGCTTAGTACAGGTAAGGGATATTGTGTTGGGAGAAAGCATAGAAGAAAAAGAGGAAGAAATAGAGCTGAAACCTATGGTAGAAACTTCTGTATCACGCACGGTAGTAACATTTTCACATTCTTTTCAGATAAATGTTGGCAAAAAAGAGCCTGAAGAACCCACAAGACTCGACGAGATAAGGGATCAAATCGTTGCCTTGAATGCCCAGATCAGTATTTTTGCAAATGTTGAGGTAAATGAACTGGCCAATGTTCTGGAGAAGGAGGAAAGACTTATTGCCATTGCTGAGGGAAAATATCTAAATAATAACCTGGATGGGATTTTAGTTTCAACGGAGCGTAGAGTGATTTTTATAGATAGAAATCTTTTGGGGAATGGCAGGGAAAATGAATTTCCTCATCATAAGATTGTATCAGTACAACATAGTTACGGATTGGTTTCTTCCGAATTGAAATTATATACAAACGAAGGAATAAAAGCAGAGTTTAAGTTTAATAACCGAAATGCTGCAAAGATTTTCTATGAATCTACACAAAACTATATACACAGTCTTCAAAATCCTTTGAGACAACAGGGAGCCACGAGAGAAGAAGATGCAGGCGCTGTCTTTGAAAAGCTGGAGAAACTGGGAGAACTTAAAGAAAAAGGTATTTTAACCAATGAAGAATTTGAAATGCAGAAGAAAAAACTGCTGGATAAATTATAA
- a CDS encoding GNAT family N-acetyltransferase, which produces MKDKVSENLLEKWLTAWSLSRKLSLPVQYKSGFKVEVGEEKQKQRYVFSEPNEDFFELSYIIDESWVYLKVCAASDRFIKNIPEKWKIEPQGYMMYCFHPMNIPDSKLADGYNLECSEDGFVFTIKIIAENGELASIGRLVLVDNLAVYDRIVTDEKHRRKGLASFVIKELEKIALSKDVFNNFLVATEEGRLLYENLGWEVFSLYTSIVIPSKI; this is translated from the coding sequence ATGAAAGATAAAGTCTCTGAAAATCTATTGGAAAAATGGTTGACAGCATGGTCTTTATCCAGAAAATTATCATTGCCTGTTCAGTACAAATCCGGGTTTAAAGTTGAGGTTGGTGAGGAAAAGCAAAAGCAGCGATATGTATTTTCTGAGCCTAATGAGGATTTTTTCGAGCTTTCCTATATCATTGATGAATCTTGGGTTTATCTTAAGGTTTGTGCGGCTTCGGATCGTTTTATAAAAAATATTCCTGAAAAATGGAAAATTGAGCCGCAGGGATACATGATGTACTGCTTTCATCCTATGAATATTCCGGATTCAAAACTTGCTGATGGTTATAATTTGGAATGCAGCGAGGATGGCTTTGTGTTTACCATAAAAATTATTGCAGAAAACGGAGAGCTGGCATCCATTGGACGGCTTGTTTTAGTGGATAATCTGGCGGTGTATGATAGAATTGTTACAGACGAAAAACATAGACGAAAAGGGCTTGCTTCTTTCGTTATTAAAGAATTAGAGAAAATAGCTTTATCGAAAGATGTTTTCAATAATTTTTTGGTTGCTACAGAAGAGGGCAGACTTTTGTATGAAAATCTGGGATGGGAAGTTTTCAGCTTATATACTTCCATTGTCATTCCCTCTAAAATTTAA
- a CDS encoding cyanophycinase, producing MKPVGKLIVIGGAVNKGSFSETDYDQNIEKNLNFFERGILRKIINESKHKEDSVIEIVTTASQIPQIVGSEYKKAFEFLGAKNVNVLDIHNREEANSDAMVARANAADVMMFTGGDQLRLTSILGGTRFHDTILLKYQEQDFIYSGTSAGAAAASENMIYQGSSSEALLKGEIKTTQGLGLIDNVIIDTHFVQRGRIGRLFQAVVNNPRTLGIGLGEDTGLFIHNDVMTAVGSGLVILVDGRFIKDTNLTNINLGEPISIDNLTVHVMSMNDHYDLTTKMLTIENSQFNPIPQDK from the coding sequence ATGAAACCTGTTGGAAAATTAATAGTAATCGGAGGAGCTGTAAACAAGGGAAGTTTTTCAGAAACCGATTATGATCAGAATATCGAAAAGAATCTTAACTTTTTTGAACGTGGGATCCTACGAAAGATCATTAACGAATCAAAACACAAAGAAGATTCCGTCATTGAAATTGTAACAACAGCCTCCCAAATTCCTCAGATCGTAGGTTCTGAATATAAAAAAGCTTTTGAATTCCTGGGTGCCAAAAATGTGAATGTTTTAGACATTCATAACCGTGAAGAAGCCAATTCTGATGCTATGGTAGCAAGAGCCAATGCTGCTGATGTAATGATGTTCACCGGAGGAGATCAGCTGAGACTGACTTCCATTCTGGGGGGAACCAGATTTCATGACACCATTTTACTAAAGTATCAGGAGCAGGACTTTATCTACTCGGGAACTTCTGCAGGTGCAGCGGCAGCCTCTGAAAATATGATTTATCAGGGAAGCAGCTCTGAAGCCCTTTTAAAAGGAGAGATTAAAACTACACAGGGATTAGGTTTAATAGACAATGTAATCATTGATACCCATTTTGTACAAAGAGGCAGAATCGGACGTCTTTTCCAGGCAGTCGTAAACAATCCAAGAACACTGGGAATAGGGCTTGGTGAAGATACTGGACTTTTCATCCATAATGATGTGATGACTGCTGTAGGTTCAGGTCTTGTTATTCTGGTAGATGGAAGATTCATTAAGGATACCAACCTTACGAACATCAATCTGGGAGAGCCCATTTCCATTGATAATTTGACCGTCCATGTAATGTCTATGAATGATCATTATGATCTTACAACAAAGATGCTTACTATTGAGAATTCTCAATTTAATCCAATTCCTCAGGATAAATAA
- a CDS encoding SHOCT domain-containing protein, protein MQNIRYQVQYINPGLLVWVVEDIDQLPDILMEDEKVIHIIDGLYNEKATLLLSTETRLIFKGLGTDDIEVIPHERIIELQYLEPILKINTEENIFQFENKDSKLALGFCKAVNITLGYQYVEEDQVPVLELLEQLGKLRENGIFTDEEFAEQKKRLLEKL, encoded by the coding sequence ATGCAAAATATAAGATATCAAGTTCAATATATTAATCCAGGCTTGCTAGTATGGGTAGTAGAGGATATTGATCAACTTCCGGATATTTTGATGGAGGATGAAAAAGTAATTCATATTATTGATGGACTGTATAATGAAAAGGCAACGTTACTATTGTCAACGGAAACCAGATTAATTTTTAAAGGATTGGGAACCGATGATATCGAAGTTATTCCTCATGAAAGGATAATAGAGTTACAGTATCTGGAGCCTATTCTTAAAATCAATACTGAAGAAAATATTTTTCAATTTGAAAATAAGGATTCAAAGCTTGCCTTAGGATTTTGTAAAGCGGTGAATATCACTCTTGGATATCAGTACGTTGAAGAAGATCAAGTACCTGTTCTTGAACTTTTAGAGCAATTGGGAAAACTTAGAGAAAACGGAATATTTACCGATGAAGAATTTGCAGAACAAAAGAAAAGACTTCTAGAAAAACTCTAA
- a CDS encoding PH domain-containing protein: MSKKSRLDEIKEELEQLDINPTFFARKEIRELPNILSEDEKIVYLVEGRNKITTHHIVLVATDRRLIFVDKEFMYGLKVEDFSYSKISSIQYETELMLASIDIHVSDDIVEIDGVGKYDAELFCEKVRNFMSHPEEYFQNKSEPSTLDQLEQLGRLKENGILSEEEFNEQKKRLLDQ; this comes from the coding sequence ATGAGTAAAAAATCAAGACTGGACGAAATAAAAGAAGAACTTGAACAGCTGGATATTAATCCCACTTTTTTTGCAAGAAAAGAAATTCGTGAATTACCCAATATACTGTCAGAAGATGAAAAGATTGTTTATCTTGTTGAGGGCAGAAATAAAATTACAACCCATCATATTGTCTTAGTAGCGACTGACAGAAGATTGATTTTTGTAGATAAAGAATTCATGTATGGACTGAAAGTTGAAGATTTCTCTTACAGTAAAATAAGTTCCATACAATATGAAACCGAATTGATGCTGGCATCCATAGATATTCATGTATCGGATGACATTGTAGAAATTGATGGAGTAGGGAAATATGACGCAGAATTATTTTGCGAAAAAGTAAGAAACTTCATGTCTCATCCCGAAGAATATTTTCAAAATAAATCAGAACCCAGTACCCTGGATCAGTTAGAACAGTTAGGAAGATTGAAGGAGAATGGAATTTTAAGTGAAGAAGAATTTAACGAGCAAAAGAAAAGATTACTTGATCAATGA
- a CDS encoding isoaspartyl peptidase/L-asparaginase — MKIIIHGGFFSESDQSHEVKTAKQDSLKQIAQKAFEYLQTHTAFDTVAYGVSLLEDDPLYNAGIGSQIQSDGVIRMSAAIMNGETQKLSGVINIQDVKNPIFVAKDLIGEDDRVLGGQGAKKYATEHGFENFSTEIPQRRKEYEAKLNNGGKGTVGCVAIDKDGKLAVATSTGGKGFEIPGRISDSATVAGNYANAFCAVSCTGVGEDIVSNATATKIVTRVTDGMSLESAFSKTFDELKTIDGFAGAIAIDKDGNVYHQDSYPTMVFASFDGENFETFS, encoded by the coding sequence ATGAAAATCATCATCCACGGCGGTTTTTTTTCAGAAAGCGATCAAAGCCATGAGGTAAAAACAGCAAAACAAGATTCTTTAAAACAAATAGCTCAAAAGGCTTTTGAATACCTTCAGACCCATACTGCTTTTGATACAGTTGCCTATGGAGTTTCTCTATTGGAAGACGATCCCCTGTATAATGCAGGAATTGGTTCTCAAATTCAAAGTGATGGGGTAATTCGTATGAGTGCTGCCATTATGAATGGAGAAACCCAAAAGCTAAGCGGGGTTATTAATATTCAGGATGTAAAGAATCCTATTTTTGTGGCAAAGGATCTTATTGGGGAAGATGACAGGGTTTTAGGTGGACAAGGAGCAAAAAAATATGCTACGGAGCATGGGTTTGAGAATTTTTCTACGGAAATACCACAAAGAAGAAAAGAATATGAAGCTAAGCTTAATAATGGCGGAAAAGGTACAGTAGGCTGTGTAGCTATTGATAAGGATGGAAAACTGGCTGTTGCTACTTCCACAGGAGGAAAAGGCTTTGAGATTCCCGGTAGGATCTCGGATTCTGCCACAGTGGCCGGAAATTATGCCAATGCTTTCTGTGCTGTAAGCTGTACGGGTGTAGGTGAAGACATTGTAAGCAATGCTACTGCCACAAAAATTGTGACAAGAGTTACGGACGGAATGAGCTTAGAAAGTGCTTTCAGTAAAACTTTTGACGAACTTAAAACCATTGACGGATTTGCAGGTGCCATCGCAATTGATAAAGACGGCAATGTTTATCACCAGGATTCATATCCAACTATGGTTTTTGCTAGTTTTGACGGTGAAAATTTTGAAACCTTTTCTTAA
- a CDS encoding SHOCT domain-containing protein has translation MNTICALCGTPLTSTDMLVGKNKLADGGYLCAECFNKAITINRDLINNLDQFYFAEITGMFLKSKIDASQNPGNSPYAGSNNFEYDAPTRLDEIKDQIVALNARLSVLANEEVNELDKVLDGDERLVAIAECIDLHSKREGIIFSTQKRVIFMDKKFLGGIVKREFTHQDIISLEQIENLLYSILKINTRGGAAEFKLHNKNDGRAFCNIANGRINEPAKPLNQQVRQPQSLYQNTSAQTSQSSINTQKESPEVIFSQLEKLGKLREMGVLSEEEFTAQKAKLLERL, from the coding sequence ATGAATACTATTTGTGCATTATGCGGAACACCGCTAACGTCTACGGATATGCTTGTAGGAAAAAATAAACTTGCAGATGGCGGTTACCTGTGTGCTGAATGTTTTAATAAAGCAATTACAATCAACAGAGATCTTATCAATAATCTTGATCAGTTTTATTTCGCTGAAATTACAGGAATGTTCCTTAAAAGTAAAATTGATGCCAGCCAGAATCCTGGAAACTCTCCCTATGCAGGATCTAATAATTTTGAATATGATGCACCAACCAGGCTTGATGAGATCAAGGATCAGATTGTTGCCCTTAATGCCAGACTAAGTGTGTTGGCCAATGAAGAGGTGAATGAGCTTGATAAAGTATTGGATGGAGATGAAAGGCTGGTAGCTATTGCAGAATGTATAGATCTTCATAGCAAAAGGGAGGGAATTATTTTTTCAACACAGAAGAGAGTAATTTTCATGGATAAGAAGTTCTTGGGAGGAATTGTAAAGAGAGAATTTACTCACCAGGACATTATATCCTTAGAACAGATTGAAAACCTTCTGTATTCCATATTGAAAATAAATACAAGAGGAGGTGCAGCAGAGTTTAAACTGCATAATAAAAATGATGGAAGAGCATTTTGTAATATAGCAAACGGACGTATTAACGAGCCTGCAAAACCACTCAATCAACAGGTAAGACAACCACAATCACTATATCAAAATACTTCAGCTCAGACTTCACAAAGTTCAATCAATACTCAAAAAGAATCTCCGGAAGTGATTTTCTCACAGTTGGAAAAGCTTGGAAAACTTAGAGAAATGGGAGTTTTAAGTGAAGAAGAGTTTACGGCTCAAAAAGCAAAATTATTGGAAAGACTTTAA
- the cphA gene encoding cyanophycin synthetase produces MKIEKIQALRGPNIWSIRRKKLIQMRLDLEEMENYPTNKIEGFRERIEKLLPSLITHRCSEGVKGGFFHRVETGTWMGHVIEHIALEIQTLAGMDVGFGRTRETKTPGVYNVVFNYLEENVGIYAAEEAVKIAQALIDGTDYDVNACIHKLKEIRERVRLGPSTGSIVEEAVSRKIPWIRLGTNSLVQLGYGVNQQRFQATITGKTSSIAVDIACNKELTKRMLHDAAIPVPIGDLVVDEDDLTNVIKKIGYPIVLKPLDGNHGKGSSINVNDWDSAKIGLEHAQKYSRKVIVEKYITGYDFRVLVIDNKMVAAARRVPAHIVGDGDHNIQELIEKENEDPRRGYGHENVLTEIEVDKDTLELLEKLQYTLETIPQRGEVVYLKSTANLSTGGTSIDVTDMVHPENITMAERISKIIGLDVCGIDIMAENLTQPLKESGGAIIEVNAAPGFRMHLAPSEGLPRNVAAPVVDMLYPQGKPFTIPIIAVTGTNGKTTTTRLISHIVKSNGYRVGFTTSDGIYIQNTMLSKGDTTGPISAEFILKDPTVEFAVLETARGGILRSGLGFSQCDIGVLTNIEEDHLGMNDIHSLKDLAKVKRVVLDSVKKTGWSVLNADNEYSMKIVNDLDCNVAIFSMDENNPHIVKFAKEGRITCVYEEGFVTIKKGDWKIRIGKAKDFPITMEGKARFMIENVLAASLASYLHGFGIEDISNSLRTFIPSAQLTPGRLNVFKFKNFKVLIDFAHNPSGYEAIEDYLKNVESTKKIGIISGVGDRRDNDIRECGKIAGRMFDYIIIRNEKHLRGRTEEEINGLIIDGINEAGKDVSYEIIPKEIEALKHAMGMAEEGTFITALSDVISNAIDLVQEYQARELLEDNKNI; encoded by the coding sequence ATGAAAATCGAAAAGATTCAGGCACTACGTGGTCCTAATATCTGGAGTATCAGAAGAAAGAAGCTGATACAGATGAGGTTAGACCTTGAGGAAATGGAGAATTATCCTACCAATAAAATAGAAGGATTCAGGGAGAGAATTGAAAAATTACTCCCATCATTGATCACCCATAGGTGTTCAGAAGGAGTGAAAGGTGGTTTTTTCCATAGAGTGGAAACAGGAACCTGGATGGGGCATGTCATTGAACATATCGCCTTGGAAATACAGACCCTTGCGGGAATGGATGTTGGCTTTGGAAGAACCCGGGAAACAAAGACTCCGGGAGTGTATAATGTAGTATTCAACTATCTTGAAGAAAATGTAGGAATTTATGCTGCTGAGGAAGCCGTAAAGATTGCACAAGCATTAATTGACGGGACTGATTATGATGTGAATGCCTGTATTCACAAGTTAAAGGAAATAAGGGAGCGTGTTCGCCTCGGACCCTCTACCGGAAGTATTGTAGAAGAAGCAGTATCACGAAAAATACCATGGATAAGATTGGGAACAAATTCTTTGGTGCAACTTGGATATGGGGTAAACCAGCAACGCTTTCAGGCTACCATTACCGGAAAAACTAGTTCCATTGCTGTGGATATTGCCTGCAACAAAGAATTAACCAAGAGAATGCTTCACGATGCAGCTATTCCGGTTCCTATAGGAGATTTGGTGGTGGATGAGGATGATTTGACAAATGTTATCAAAAAAATAGGATACCCGATTGTTTTAAAACCTTTGGATGGAAATCACGGAAAAGGTTCCTCCATTAATGTCAACGACTGGGATTCTGCTAAAATAGGATTGGAACATGCTCAAAAATACTCCAGAAAGGTAATTGTTGAAAAATATATTACCGGATATGATTTCAGGGTATTGGTGATTGATAATAAAATGGTTGCTGCGGCAAGAAGAGTTCCTGCCCATATTGTGGGCGACGGAGACCATAATATTCAGGAGCTTATTGAAAAAGAAAACGAAGATCCAAGACGTGGTTATGGGCATGAGAATGTTCTTACCGAGATTGAGGTAGATAAAGATACTTTGGAATTGCTGGAGAAACTTCAGTATACCCTTGAAACGATTCCGCAAAGAGGAGAAGTAGTTTACTTGAAGTCTACAGCTAATCTCTCCACAGGAGGTACATCAATTGATGTTACCGATATGGTACATCCTGAAAATATTACGATGGCAGAAAGAATTTCCAAGATTATTGGATTGGACGTTTGTGGTATCGATATTATGGCAGAAAATCTTACCCAGCCTTTAAAGGAAAGTGGTGGGGCTATTATAGAAGTTAATGCAGCACCTGGATTCAGAATGCATCTGGCGCCAAGCGAAGGACTGCCGAGAAACGTTGCCGCTCCGGTTGTAGATATGCTGTATCCGCAAGGAAAGCCATTTACAATTCCAATCATTGCAGTAACGGGTACCAATGGAAAGACAACAACAACAAGGCTTATTTCACATATTGTAAAGAGTAATGGTTATAGGGTAGGATTTACAACTTCGGACGGAATTTATATCCAAAATACCATGCTGTCAAAAGGAGATACTACCGGACCCATTTCGGCAGAATTTATATTAAAAGATCCTACTGTTGAATTTGCTGTTCTTGAAACTGCAAGAGGAGGAATTCTACGTTCCGGATTAGGGTTTTCGCAATGTGATATCGGAGTATTGACCAATATTGAGGAAGACCACTTGGGTATGAATGATATCCACAGCTTAAAAGATCTTGCCAAGGTAAAGAGAGTAGTACTGGACAGTGTAAAGAAAACCGGTTGGAGCGTATTGAATGCAGATAATGAGTATTCTATGAAGATTGTGAATGATCTTGATTGTAATGTTGCTATTTTCAGTATGGATGAAAACAACCCTCACATTGTAAAATTTGCGAAGGAAGGAAGAATAACCTGCGTTTACGAAGAGGGATTTGTAACCATTAAAAAAGGAGACTGGAAGATCAGGATTGGTAAGGCAAAAGATTTCCCAATTACAATGGAAGGAAAAGCCAGATTTATGATCGAAAATGTATTGGCTGCCAGCTTGGCAAGTTATCTTCATGGATTTGGCATCGAGGATATTTCTAATTCATTGAGAACATTTATTCCAAGTGCACAGCTTACCCCGGGAAGATTAAATGTTTTTAAATTCAAAAACTTTAAAGTTCTTATTGACTTTGCCCATAATCCGTCAGGTTATGAAGCCATTGAAGATTATCTGAAAAACGTTGAATCTACAAAGAAAATAGGTATTATTTCCGGTGTTGGAGACAGGCGAGATAATGATATTAGAGAATGCGGAAAAATTGCCGGCAGAATGTTCGATTATATTATCATCCGAAATGAAAAACACCTTCGTGGAAGAACAGAGGAAGAAATCAACGGATTGATTATCGATGGGATTAATGAAGCTGGTAAGGATGTAAGCTATGAGATTATCCCTAAAGAGATTGAAGCTTTAAAACATGCCATGGGAATGGCAGAGGAAGGAACTTTTATAACGGCTTTAAGTGATGTTATTTCTAATGCGATTGATCTGGTACAGGAATATCAGGCCAGAGAATTGCTGGAAGACAACAAAAATATTTAA